A DNA window from Centroberyx gerrardi isolate f3 chromosome 3, fCenGer3.hap1.cur.20231027, whole genome shotgun sequence contains the following coding sequences:
- the ecpas gene encoding proteasome adapter and scaffold protein ECM29: MAAQDELNQLERVFLRLGHAETDEQLQDIISKFLPPVLLKLSSVQEGVRKKVMELLVHLNKRIKSRPKIQLPVETLLVQYQDPAAASFVTNFTIIYIKMGYPRLEVGKQCELAPTLLTAMEGKPQPQQDSLMHLLIPTLYHMKYPADTSKNASPFILIERPKTVQLLLEFMLDVLLMPYGFVLNESPTRPAPSSPQGGSGAGTVAAAGQGLPQPPPGMSVYAAKRVIGEAQWSAEQLEQCKLGIVKFIEAEQVPEVETVVHLVVASSDTRHSVATAADLELKSKQSIIDWNNPLIINKMYKVYLGDIPLKTKGATVKQELKHEPVSTRVKLKILPHLLRSRLAAECFPANIQVVYDGLFGANTNNKLLSLTLQFVHHICMVCPDTNKPLGLMLLNGLTKLINEYKEDPKLLCVAYSAVGKLSSRMPQLFTKDIALVQQFFESMCKEEADVRLAIQEALSMMVGAYANLQGALLNLMEALVAAYIGKPEVQVRQVAMKFASTVFAPDHVPSRYLLLLAAGDPREEVCGEAQKVLRAFPIKSSEKEGSKPMPSFPDMVAYVQEKAAQRMKTPAKYIVGTSTLPFNPSAFGEIVLYLRMCLAHSAGATPLSKSLVDMQDDAPSIGRYVHALLTSEPQPSGSKGGEANPIHIYMDLLQQLLSAVGGIPVMYCLLEVVSVCPQKLAPRYVEKIDWIKSLMNTNKEDMRELAAQLYAVVVSTMSGNELKTAVYNLIKITKDNHSPETQHGAILALGYMVGRYMSKRKAVTASDTAQRMITTPQEDDELVAMATKTIGSFLDSSSALLAVAACTALGEIGRNGTLLIPAEGEGFTKLSTVDNLLARIPSGKESTKMKERSIQTLGYLPVGDGDFPHQKKLLQGLMDSVEAKQVELQFTVGEAITSAAIGTSSGAARDPWTCTEDQYSPPYNMKNNDVVPWVLKSILSKYIPSQNPHVRQAACIWLLSLVKKIGQHKEIKSHLKEIQTAFISILSDPDELSQDVASKGLGLVYEMGGEGDQQELVSTLVETLMTGKRVKHAMSDDTEVFQGDALGKAPDGQGLSTYKELCSLASDLNQPDLVYKFMNLANHHAMWNSRKGAAFGFHIIAAKAGEQLAPYLPQLVPRLYRYQFDPNLGIRQAMTSIWDALVTDKTLVDKYLKEILQDVISNLTSNTWRVRESSCLALNDLIRGRQADDLIDHLAEMWETLFRVLDDIKESVRKAADLTLKTLSKVCARMCESTGTAAQRTVAVLLPTLLDKGIVSNVSEVRSLSIQTLVKVSKTAGARLKPHASRLIPALLEALSTLEPQVLNYLSLRATEQEKSAMDAARLSAAKSSPMMETINMCLQHLDVSVLGELVPRLCELLKSGVGLGTKGGCASVIVSLTVQCPQDLTPYSGKLMSALLNGIHDRSSVVQKAFAFALGHLVRTAKDSSVEKLLLKLNTWYLEKEEPVYKSSCALTVHAISHYSPDVLKGHAGVALPLAFLGMHQAPGPDEEKGESHDATLWAEVWQENVPGSFGGIRLYMTELIAITQKALQSQSWKMKAQGAAAMATVAKEQTGSLVAPHLGLVLTALIQGLSGRTWAGKEELLKAIGSVVSKCSAELQKPCAGQPTISEVLGVVVKECRKESLVYKMAALRCAGDVLHSSQEDRFSDMADILIPLIKKNCPESGGRSPRSLDDDDDGDVKDKELRTEALLCAFETLGKSWPRNPQTQTRFQVELCCLMCEKLKLSTWRVQLGVLQSMKAYFQGLLLLEKGHQDFNALSQILTETCAALTYPLENKSYSSVRTEALSVVELLVKRTGESEQWDCVSVKSREQLQRSLSTLQSDSRPDLRDKAQELRRHIQSQP, translated from the exons ATGGCTGCCCAAGATGAACTCA ATCAACTGGAACGTGTGTTCCTTCGCTTGGGCCATGCAGAAACAGATGAACAGCTGCAAGACATCATATCTAAGTTCTTGCCCCCTGTGCTCCTCAAACTGTCCAGTGTTCAAGAGGGTGTGCGGAAGAAA GTGATGGAGCTGCTGGTCCACCTGAACAAGAGGATAAAGAGCCGACCTAAGATACAACTACCAGTAGAAACTCTGCTGGTGCAGTACCAAGACCCCGCAGCCGCCTCCTTTGTCACG aaTTTCACCATCATCTACATCAAAATGGGCTACCCTCGTCTGGAGGTAGGAAAACAGTGTGAGTTGGCCCCCACCCTACTCACTGCCATGGAGGGCAAGCCACAGCCACAGCAGGAcag CCTGATGCACCTGCTGATCCCTACCCTCTACCATATGAAATACCCTGCTGACACCTCCAAGAATGCCTCCCCGTTCATCCTCATAGAGAGGCCAAAGACGGTGCAGCTGCTGTTGGAGTTCATGCTAGACGTCCTATTGATGCCCTACGG GTTTGTGCTGAATGAGTCCCCCACTCGCCCCGCTCCCTCCTCCCCGCAGGGAGGTTCCGGGGCCGGGACGGTGGCGGCGGCCGGCCAGGGTCTCCCCCAGCCTCCCCCGGGGATGAGCGTCTACGCTGCCAAGAGGGTCATCGGAGAGGCCCAGTGGAGCGCTGAGCAACTAGAGCAG TGTAAGCTGGGCATAGTGAAGTTCATCGAGGCGGAGCAGGTCCCAGAGGTGGAGACAGTGGTGCACCTGGTGGTGGCGTCCAGCGACACCCGACACAGCGTGGCCACCGCCGCCGACCTGGAGCTGAAGAGCAAACAGAG CATCATTGATTGGAACAATCCTCTGATCATCAACAAGATGTACAAAGTCTACCTGGGGGACATTCCTCTCAAAACAAAG GGAGCCACTGTGAAGCAAGAGCTGAAACACGAGCCAGTGAGCACCAGAGTCAAACTGAAGATCCTGCCACACCTTCTCCGGTCGCGTCTAGCTGCAGAGTGCTTTCCTGCTAATATCCAG GTTGTGTATGATGGTCTGTTTGGAgccaacaccaacaacaaactGCTGTCTCTCACTTTGCAGTTTGTCCATCACATCTGCATGGT atGTCCTGACACCAATAAACCCCTGGGGCTAATGTTGCTCAATGGTCTTACCAAGCTCATCAATGAATACAAGGAG GATCCTAAGTTACTGTGTGTTGCATACTCTGCTGTCGGGAAGCTATCCAG CCGCATGCCACAACTATTCACAAAGGACATCGCACTTGTACAGCAGTTTTTTGAGTCCATGTGCAAG GAGGAGGCTGACGTTCGTCTGGCCATTCAGGAGGCTTTGTCTATGATGGTAGGAGCCTACGCTAACCTGCAGGGGGCACTGCTCAACCTGATGGAGGCCCTGGTGGCTGCGTACATAGGAAAG CCGGAGGTGCAGGTTCGTCAGGTGGCCATGAAGTTTGCCAGCACGGTGTTTGCACCTGATCACGTGCCCTCAAGATACCTGCTGCTATTGGCTGCTGGAGACCC gagggaggaggtgtgtgGGGAGGCCCAGAAGGTGCTGAGGGCTTTTCCTATCAAGAGCTCCGAGAAGGAGGGATCAAAACCAATGCCCTCCTTTCCTGACATGGTGGCTTACGTCCAGGAGAAG GCGGCTCAGAGGATGAAGACTCCAGCCAAGTACATTGTTGGAACCTCCACTCTTCCTTTCAACCCGTCTGCATTTGGAGAG ATTGTGCTCTACCTGAGGATGTGTCTGGCCCACAGCGCGGGGGCCACACCGCTGTCCAAGAGCCTGGTGGACATGCAGGACGACGCACCGTCCATCGGCCGCTACGTCCACGCACTGCTGACCTCTGAGCCTCAGCCCTCAGGATCAAAGGGTGGCGAAGCTAATCCTATTCATATCTACAtggacctgctgcagcagctgctctcCGCCGTAGGAG GAATCCCAGTTATGTACTGTCTGCTGGAGGTGGTGTCTGTCTGCCCACAGAAACTGGCTCCCAGATATGTTGAGAAAATTGACTGGATTaaa AGTCTGATGAACACAAACAAGGAAGACATGAGGGAGCTGGCGGCCCAGCTGTACGCCGTGGTGGTTTCCACCATGTCTGGCAACGAGCTGAAGACCGCTGTGTACAACCTGATCAAAATCACCAAAGACAACCAC AGTCCTGAGACCCAGCATGGCGCCATCTTGGCTCTAGGCTACATGGTGGGAAGGTACATGAGCAAGAGGAAAGCTGTCACCGCTAGTGATACTGCTCAGCGAATGATCACCACACCCCAGGAGGATGATGAACTTGTTGCCATGGCCACCAAGACAATTG GTTCCTTCCTGGACAGCAGTAGTGCGCTGCTGGCGGTAGCGGCGTGTACAGCGCTGGGGGAAATCGGGCGGAACGGGACCCTGCTGATCCCCGCAGAGGGTGAGGGCTTCACCAAACTGTCCACCGTGGACAACCTGCTGGCTCGCATCCCCTCCGGCAAGGAGAGCACCAAG ATGAAGGAGCGATCGATCCAGACGTTGGGCTACCTACCAGTGGGAGATGGGGACTTCCCTCACCAGAAGAAGCTGCTGCAGGGACTCATGGACTCTGTGGAG gCCAAACAGGTGGAGCTGCAGTTCACAGTAGGCGAGGCCATCACCAGCGCTGCCATAGGCACCAGCTCTGGAGCCGCCAGAGACCCATGGACCTGCACCGAGGACCAGTACAGCCCACCATACA ATATGAAAAACAATGACGTGGTTCCTTGGGTCCTCAAGTCCATCTTGTCCAAGTACATACCCAGCCAGAACCCCCACGTCCGACAGGCAGCCTGCATCTGGCTGCTCTCCCTGGTCAAGAAAATCGGCCAACACAAGGAAATCAAG tccCACCTGAAGGAGATTCAGACAGCATTCATCTCCATTCTCTCAGACCCTGATG AGTTGAGTCAGGATGTGGCATCTAAAGGCCTTGGCCTGGTCTatgagatgggaggagagggggaccAGCAGGAACTGGTGTCCACCCTGGTGGAAACACTCATGACTGGGAAAAG AGTGAAGCATGCCATGTCAGACGACACAGAGGTGTTCCAAGGAGATGCTTTGGGGAAAGCACCTGATGG GCAGGGGCTGTCCACGTACAAGGAGCTCTGCTCACTGGCCAGTGACCTGAACCAACCAGATCTCGTCTACAAGTTCATGAACCTGGCCAATCACCACGCCATGTGGAACTCTCGCAAG ggTGCAGCTTTTGGGTTCCACATCATAGCAGCCAAGGCCGGGGAGCAGCTGGCTCCATACCTTCCCCAGCTAGTGCCCCGTCTCTACCGCTACCAGTTTGACCCCAACCTGGGCATTCGCCAGGCCATGACCAGCATCTGGGATGCCTTGGTCACTGACAAGACCCTG GTGGATAAGTATCTTAAGGAGATTCTGCAGGATGTCATCTCCAACCTGACCAGTAACACCTGGAGAGTACGGGAGTCCAG CTGCCTGGCTCTGAACGACTTGATCCGCGGTCGCCAGGCTGATGACCTCATCGATCACTTGGCGGAGATGTGGGAGACACTGTTCAGAGTCCTTGATGACATCAAG GAATCTGTGAGGAAGGCCGCAGACCTAACCCTGAAAACACTCAGTAAG gtgtGCGCTCGCATGTGTGAGTCTACAGGCACTGCAGCCCAGAGAACTGTAGCGGTGCTGTTGCCCACCCTGCTGGACAAAGGCATCGTGAGCAATGTGTCCGAGGTCCGCTCACTCAG TATCCAGACCCTGGTGAAGGTTAGTAAGACCGCTGGTGCCAGGCTGAAGCCTCACGCCTCACGGCTCATCCCCGCCCTGCTGGAGGCCCTCAGCACCCTGGAGCCTCAGGTCCTCAACTACCTCAGCCTCAGAGCCACAGAGCAGGAGAAG AGTGCCATGGATGCCGCCAGGCTGAGCGCTGCTAAGTCCTCCCCCATGATGGAGACCATTAACATG TGTCTGCAGCACCTGGATGTTTCTGTGCTGGGAGAGCTGGTTCCCAGGCTCTGTGAGCTACTCAAGAGTGGAGTGGGCCTGGGTACCAAg gGCGGCTGTGCTAGTGTAATCGTTTCCCTCACAGTGCAGTGTCCCCAAGACCTCACCCCATACTCAG GTAAACTGATGAGCGCCCTGCTGAATGGCATCCATGATCGGAGCAGTGTAGTGCAGAAAGCCTTTGCCTTCGCTCTGGGGCACCTAGTCAGG ACTGCAAAAGACAGCAGTGTAGAGAAACTACTACTGAAGCTCAACACCTGGTACCTGGAGAAAGAGG AGCCAGTGTATAAGTCATCATGTGCGCTGACGGTGCACGCCATCAGCCACTACAGTCCTGATGTGCTGAAGGGCCATGCAGGGGTGGCGCTGCCCCTGGCCTTCCTGGGCATGCACCAGGCACCAGGTCCCGacgaggagaagggagagagccACGATGCCACGCTGTGGGCGGAGGTGTGGCAGGAGAACGTCCCAG GCAGCTTTGGAGGCATCAGACTCTACATGACCGAGCTGATCGCTATTACGCAGAAGGCACTGCAGTCCCAGTCCTGGAAGATGAAGGCTCAGGGTGCAGCTGCCATGGCAACTGTTGCCAAGGAACAGACGGGCTCGTTGGTGGCACCACACCTTGGCTTGGTGCTAACGGCCTTAATACAGGGACTGTCGGGACGCACATGGGCTGGCAAG gAGGAGCTGTTGAAAGCCATTGGATCGGTGGTGTCCAAATGCAG CGCGGAGCTGCAGAAGCCTTGCGCAGGCCAGCCCACCATCTCCGAGGTGCTGGGGGTTGTGGTGAAGGAGTGCCGCAAGGAGAGCCTGGTGTACAAGATGGCTGCCCTGCGCTGTGCCGGAGACGTGCTCCACAGCAGCCAGGAGGACCGCTTCAGCGACATGGCTGACATCCTCATCCCTCTCATCAAGAAG AACTGCCCAGAGAGCGGCGGTCGGTCCCCGAGGTCACTGGACGATGACGACGATGGAGATGTGAAGGACAAAGAGCTGCGGACAGAAGCTCTGCTCTGTGCCTTTGAGACACTTGGAAAGAGCTGGCCCAGGAACCCACAGACCCAGA ctCGTTTCCAGGTGGAGCTGTGCTGTCTGATGTGTGAGAAGCTCAAGCTGAGCACCTGGAGAGTCCAGCTCGGCGTCCTACAGTCTATGAAGGCGTACTTCCAGGG GTTGTTGCTGCTAGAGAAGGGCCATCAAGACTTCAATGCACTGTCCCAGATCCTCACAGAGACCTGTGCTGCTCTCACATACCCTCTAG AAAACAAGAGTTACTCGTCTGTGAGGACGGAGGCCTTGTCAGTTGTGGAGCTGTTGGTGAAAAGAACCGGAG AGAGCGAGCAGTGGGACTGCGTGTCTGTGAAGAGTCGGGAGCAGCTCCAGCGCTCCCTGTCCACGCTGCAGTCCGACAGCAGACCAGACCTGCGGGACAAGGCCCAGGAGCTGCGCAGACACATCCAGAGCCagccctga
- the kdm4c gene encoding lysine-specific demethylase 4C isoform X6, which produces MAGAEVYAPANPTCKIMTFRPTMEEFKDFNQYLVYMESQGAHRAGLAKVIPPKGWKPRRTYDDIDDLMIHAPIQQMVAGQSGLFTQYNIQKKPLSVQEFRRLANSDNYCTPRYLNYEDLERKYWKNLTFVSPIYGADVSGSLYDEDVEEWNIGHLNSILDVIEEDCGVSIQGVNTPYLYFGMWKTSFSWHTEDMDLYSINYLHFGEPKSWYAIPPEHGKRLERLATGFFPNSFKGCEAFLRHKMTLISPSILKKYGIPFDKITQEAGEFMITFPYGYHAGFNHGFNCAESTNFASVRWIDYGKVATQCTCSKDMVKISMEPFVKRFQPDRYATWMLGKDSAALDHTLATPGSTPELQSWLQRRRKTKPANKGSTHSRMRSKRLRTTEEPVALESSSVLGSSKRKGLAGPLGPKVRRSGGETTCRTEEEEEEEEEEEGKEREQEERQAESKHNQNQNSLQLSGPCRQMCVVKVNRVESDCLGFSNMETSQNSHSNSSPFPASPVNKAPVTETLTHIDPQHLSGSGVKGVTAEGFQHRPEATQTHGGFEESRPYSPEPQHLSTSQDRSIGITPLEANKMGSSSPTTGSSVEAEVGSCPPDSEAQTVSSSCREEALSTDRKMDTGTENYTNNTAQAEKMDSTEHINQHSTTEALYDLNTEPVEGGSYTSCSSLSPSGQQCRLENSSTEENLIPPLLQRNGVDMPLLTPEQAGDKVGICPLPPVLTQEMPSLTLADDGLTEVPPSRSHTHQVAPVLQRETQTGSPSSQGAKQEETETDSVMSTETVKHANNWHSDSSQYDHEGAGVSDLEANTANLTNNAMHKMASDGLHETQTMPEIAVGEDHTKSERLTPTQSDAAASQLIHNAALQPEQRPNLAELATKEKSKDPTQRDTAFTLSSVGSLLTGTSSHNPPAPSLPLCTQNNSHSALQLHQMDESHLHHNTYSPSHCNSQSPYMEPKPFSSSIWKNLNSQSPAVLIQSLHPDLPSDFTHDPLPYTMWTEPQCKEVTDLDDPEQDLRESENQEEEGGPLTWAQLEPTSLVSAGAVEPLGLCGDYELHREEADGVEALALCRELGREREAEGSLDPEAPGSPLGMGGGEQEGVSDMEEGGSEEEEEEQQSSARGESSSESSDEEEEEEEENDTSDYECGESGLEPGEVCAYPALSVKRTSKSWRHPLRKPTARAVPTAVKQQAASDDD; this is translated from the exons ATGGCGGGAGCAGAGGTGTACGCCCCTGCAAACCCCACCTGCAAGATCATGACCTTCAGGCCCACCATGGAGGAGTTCAAGGACTTCAACCAGTACCTGGTTTACATGGAGTCTCAGGGTGCACACCGCGCAGGCCTGGCCAAG GTGATTCCTCCTAAGGGCTGGAAGCCTCGTCGTACCTATGACGACATCGATGACCTGATGATCCACGCTCCCATCCAGCAGATGGTGGCTGGCCAATCAGGGCTCTTCACTCAATACAACATCCAGAAGAAGCCCCTTAGTGTGCAGGAGTTCAGGCGACTAGCCAACAGTGACAA CTACTGTACACCTCGCTACCTGAACTATGAAGATCTTGAGAGGAAATACTGGAAGAACCTCACTTTTGTCTCGCCCATATATGGAGCCGATGTCAGCGGGAGCCTCTATGATGAG GATGTAGAGGAGTGGAACATCGGCCACCTGAACTCCATCTTGGATGTTATCGAGGAGGACTGTGGCGTGTCCATCCAGGGCGTCAACACGCCCTACCTGTACTTTGGCATGTGGAAAACGTCTTTCTCTTGGCACACTGAGGACATGGACCTGTACAGCATCAACTACCTGCACTTTGGGGAGCCCAAGTCCTG GTATGCCATCCCCCCTGAGCATGGGAAGAGGCTGGAGCGTCTGGCTACAG gatTCTTTCCCAATAGCTTCAAGGGATGTGAGGCTTTTCTTCGTCACAAGATGACTCTAATCTCCCCTTCCATACTGAAGAAGTATGGCATTCCCTTTGATAAG ATTACTCAGGAAGCTGGAGAGTTCATGATCACCTTCCCTTATGGCTACCATGCTGGCTTCAATCATGGCTTCAACTGTGCTGAGTCCACCAACTTTGCCAGTGTGCGTTGGATAGACTATGGCAAGGTGGCCACGCAG TGCACATGCAGTAAAGACATGGTAAAGATCTCCATGGAACCCTTCGTGAAGCGTTTTCAGCCTGACCGCTATGCTACCTGGATGCTGGGCAAAGACTCGGCAGCCCTTGACCACACGCTCGCCACTCCCGGTTCGACACCTGAGCTGCAGAGCTGGCTGCAGAGGCGCCGCAAGACCAAACCTGCCAATAAAGG TAGCACCCACTCCCGTATGCGCTCCAAGCGTCTCAGAACCACAGAGGAGCCTGTTGCCCTGGAAAGCAGCTCAGTCCTGGGcagcagcaagaggaaaggcCTGGCTGGTCCGCTCGGGCCCAAGGTGCGACGGTCTGGAGGAGAGACAACCTGccggacggaggaggaggaggaggaggaagaggaggaggaagggaaggagagggagcaggaagAAAGGCAAGCTGAGTCAAAGCACAACCAGAATCAGAACTCACTCCAGCTCTCTG GTCCATGCAGACAGATGTGCGTGGTCAAGGTAAACCGTGTAGAGAGTGACTGTTTgggcttttctaatatggagaCATCCCAAAACTCTCACTCCaactcctctcccttccctgctTCACCAGTTAACAAAGCTCCAGTGACGGAGACACTCACTCATATTGACCCTCAACACCTCTCGGGGTCAGGGGTCAAGGGAGTGACTGCTGAAGGATTCCAACATAGGCCCGAGGCTACCCAGACGCATGGTGGATTTGAAGAGTCGAGGCCTTACTCTCCTGAACCGCAACACCTCTCAACCTCTCAGGACCGTTCTATAGGGATCACACCTCTGGAGGCCAACAAAATGGGCTCATCTTCCCCCACAACAGGCAGTTCTGTTGAGGCTGAGGTGGGCTCGTGTCCTCCTGACTCTGAAGCTCAGACAGTCAGTTCTTCATGTAGAGAAGAGGCTTTAAGCACTGACAGGAAAATGGACACGGGTACTGAGAATTACACTAACAACACTGCTCAAGCGGAGAAAATGGACTCAACTGAACATATCAATCAACACTCCACCACAGAAGCACTTTATGATCTCAACACTGAGCCAGTAGAGGGGGGTAGTTACACATCTTGtagctctctctccccgtcAGGACAGCAGTGTAGGCTAGAAAACAGCAGCACTGAGGAAAACCTGATCCCTCCTCTGTTACAGAGGAATGGAGTGGATATGCCGCTCCTCACCCCTGAGCAGGCAGGAGATAAGGTTGGAATCTGTCCCTTGCCACCTGTCTTGACCCAGGAGATGCCGTCACTCACCCTCGCTGATGACGGGCTAACTGAGGTCCCGCCATCCAGATCACACACTCACCAGGTGGCACCCGTGCTTCAGCGGGAGACACAGACTGGCTCTCCGTCCTCACAAGGAGCcaaacaggaggagacagaaactgACTCAGTGATGTCAACAGAAACTGTAAAACATGCCAACAACTGGCATTCGGATTCCTCTCAATATGACCATGAAGGGGCAGGGGTATCTGATTTAGAAGCTAACACAGCCAATTTAACTAACAACGCTATGCACAAAATGGCTTCTGATGGTCTCcatgaaacacaaacaatgcCAGAAATTGCTGTAGGAGAGGATCATACAAAGTCGGAACGTCTTACCCCTACACAGAGCGATGCTGCAGCTAGCCAGCTAATTCACAACGCTGCACTTCAACCAGAGCAGCGGCCCAACCTAGCAGAGTTAGCAACTAAGGAAAAATCTAAGGACCCGACTCAAAGAGACACTGCATTCACCCTCAGCAGTGTGGGCTCCCTTTTGACTGGCACCTCAAGCCACAATCCCCCCGCCCCTTCCCTTCCGTTATGCACTCAAAACAACAGTCACTCAGCACTACAACTCCACCAAATGGATGAGTCTCATCTTCACCACAATACATACTCCCCCTCCCATTGTAATTCCCAGAGCCCCTACATGGAGCCCAAACCCTTTTCTAGCAGCATCTGGAAAAACCTCAATTCCCAGAGTCCTGCGGTACTCATCCAGAGTCTCCACCCCGACCTCCCTTCTGACTTCACCCATGACCCCCTCCCTTACACAATGTGGACTGAACCGCAGTGCAAAGAGGTCACGGACCTGGACGACCCAGAACAAGACCTCCGTGAGTCAGAGAaccaggaagaggagggtgggcCTCTCACCTGGGCCCAGCTGGAGCCCACCTCACTAGTGTCAGCTGGTGCCGTGGAGCCACTGGGGCTCTGCGGAGACTACGAGCTCCACAGAGAGGAAGCGGACGGGGTTGAAGCCCTCGCGCTGTGCCGGGAgctggggagggagagggaggcagaggggagtCTAGACCCAGAGGCTCCCGGCTCTCCTTTGGGcatgggaggaggagaacaggaggggGTGTCTGACATGGAAGAAGGGGGGtcggaagaggaagaggaggagcagcagagtaGCGCCAGGGGGGAGAGCAGTAGTGAGTCATcggacgaggaggaagaggaagaggaggaaaatgatACAAGTGACTACGAGTGTGGTGAATCAGGGCTGGAACCTGGGGAGGTTTGTGCC TACCCAGCGCTGTCAGTGAAGAGGACCAGTAAGAGCTGGCGTCACCCACTGAGGAAACCTACTGCCAGGGCCGTGCCCACTGCTGTCAAACAACAGGCTGCCAGTGATGATG aCTGA